One segment of Bradysia coprophila strain Holo2 unplaced genomic scaffold, BU_Bcop_v1 contig_561, whole genome shotgun sequence DNA contains the following:
- the LOC119083178 gene encoding mediator of RNA polymerase II transcription subunit 19, which produces MINYGNMMHTDQFRKVESYSPKSSPRGARSPVVSRQDSSGTLKTTISLGKNPSIVHSGPFYLMKEPPVVLGESELTGATNLMNYYGLEHSYSKFSGKKVKEQLSSFLPSLPGVIDGPGQSDNSSLRSIIEKPPIVGKELMPLTSVQLAGFRLHPGPLPEHYRYLNTAPARKHKNKHKKHKHKDGTTPQETSLMDTSLDTHEKKHKKQKRHEDDKERKKRKKEKKRKKQRHSPTAPTDNVLGVDSLF; this is translated from the exons ATGATAAACTACGGCAATATGATGCATACCGATCAATTTCGGAAGGTTGAATCGTACTCTCCGAAGTCGTCTCCTCGAG GAGCACGGTCACCAGTCGTTTCTCGACAAGATTCGTCAGGGACATTGAAAACGACGATTTCGTTGGGCAAAAATCCGTCGATAGTTCACAGTGGACCGTTTTATTTAATGAAAGAGCCGCCAG TCGTTCTTGGAGAAAGTGAACTGACTGGCGCTACTAACTTAATGAACTATTATGGCTTGGAACATTCGTATAGTAAATTTAGTGGTAAGAAGGTCAAGGAACAGCTCTCCTCATTCTTACCAAGTCTTCCTGGTGTTATCGATGGACCTGGCCAATCG GACAACAGTTCACTGCGTAGCATTATCGAGAAACCACCAATTGTTGGCAAAGAATTGATGCCGCTGACTAGTGTGCAATTAGCCGGATTTCGACTACATCCGGGACCATTACCTGAACATTATCGTTACTTAAATACAGCACCCGCACGAAAGcataaaaacaaacataaGAAACACAAGCACAAAGACGGCACTACGCCGCAGGAGACATCGTTGATGG ACACAAGTTTAGACACCCACGAAAAGAAACATAAAAAGCAAAAACGACACGAAGATGACAAAGAACGAAAAAAGCggaaaaaagagaagaaacgTAAAAAGCAACGACATAGTCCAACCGCTCCAACTGACAATGTTTTAGGAGTAGACTCTTTGTTTTAg
- the LOC119083181 gene encoding translationally-controlled tumor protein homolog gives MRIYKDIITGDEMFSDSYKMKLVDDVIYEVYGTLVKRTTDFELAGSNPSAEEADEGSEAIVEQGVDVILNHRLCETYAFNDKKSYLLYLKDYMKKITAKLSESKPDEVDTFKNNINKQMKDILGRFKELQFFTGESMDCDGMVAMCEYRDIDGTQKPVFMFFKHGLEEEKF, from the exons ATGAGAATCTACAAGGATATCATCACAG GCGACGAAATGTTTTCGGACTCGTACAAAATGAAACTGGTCGACGATGTGATCTACGAAGTATACGGTACACTGGTGAAACGCACAACCGATTTCGAACTGGCTGGTTCCAATCCATCGGCAGAAGAAG CTGACGAAGGCAGCGAGGCAATTGTTGAACAGGGCGTCGATGTAATTCTGAATCATCGTTTGTGCGAAACCTATGCCTTTAACGACAAGAAATCGTATCTGCTGTACTTGAAGGATTACAtgaaaaa AATCACCGCCAAACTGTCCGAATCCAAGCCTGATGAGGTGGACACATTCAAAAACAACATCAACAAACAGATGAAAGACATTCTTGGTCGATTCAAGGAATTGCAATTCTTCACCGGCGAATCAATGGACTGTGACGGCATGGTCGCTATGTGCGAATATCGTGATATAGATGGAACTCAGAAGCCAGTTTTTATGTTCTTCAAGCATGGCCTTGAAGAagagaaattctaa